The genomic stretch tatttttGGGGACTGAGAATTTTGCCTTTTTTACAAATATTTTTAAGATTTTAAATGTGGTGGATAATTGAGGTGAGTTAATACAATGGACCTTTCTATCGTTCGGTTTTCCTCCATAAAACCAGTCATGATTGTATCTGTTTTGCAGAGAAGTGTTTTTTTATTATAATTATCAATATTATTTTTGCTGGATCTACAAACAAATGTcatatcttttttttttggggggggggcagatGTACTGCTACAATTCAAATAGAAGAATATATTTTTGTTAATGACTGTCCAAAAACCGAGAGGGTTGAAAGAAGTGTATTTTTTTCTGATTTTGTTAGGGATCCAAGTGAAACCGAAACATTATTGCTGGGGAGATGAGCAGGGGGTGGCTGATCTCCCTCTAGGATTGTCTGTGAGCATCTCGGGTCGTTGGACGCCCAGATCTTCTACGCCAGGGTTTCCCCCCTCCcgggtgcatgttttggtttttgccctagcactaaacggctgattcaaataaccaactcatcatcaagctttgattatttgaagcAACTGACGTGCTAGGGCAAAAGCCTAAATGTGCACCCGGTGGGGgcccaggacagagtttgggtAACCCTGTCCTACACTCCCCTTTAACCCTACACTTACAAACAGGACGATGGATGAGAAACTTACTACTGATGTTGCCAGCTGATTTGGAGGATTGATGGATAGCTCCATGTAGTGTGTATATACCCTCATGAACTGAAACTTGAAGGGGATATGGGGAAGGTGTGGCGGGCTTTCCTAGAAACTTTTGTCAACGATGCTACCCTTCCCCTCTCATCCTAGTCACACGCCCCTCTTCTTTTGCCCTGAACGTTGGGTTTAATTTAATGTTATTACTGTACAAAAACTGGACTTAATGAAATACTGTTTGTAATAAAATGAAAATCATACATTTGCGCTGTACAGACTTTCAGACCTATGATGAGCAGAGACTCTTTTTCTACTGCTGATTTTCTCGATTTGGTTTCCTAGCAACCTGGACTCCCAAACTATGTAAAAGTATTGATTTCTGAAAGGTACAGTATGGGGTGTAGGTCATGAGCACCAATGAGcctttgtgtatatatatttttttttaaactggggATATTGCAACATAACATCTTGATTGCTGTGAACACCAACACATTCACATGAACACATGCACAAAACGTTAGAAGGCTTATTACTGTGGTCAGAAAATGAATTCATTTTGCCTCATATTAAAGAATTACGCAAGATTTCACAAGTTCACTTATTTTTCTCTAAAGGTTGAGATTTGGGGGAGGGGGAAAAACAAGTGGCAATATATCTTGAGACTTATTTTATAAAAAAACAAGGAAAGCTTGTATTTTATATATAgatatttaattttattttttgaaAATAAAACTTGAAGCTACAGGAATTAATAGATTAAACTTTTTTGTATTGAAGATGTAATGGTGATGTAAAATGACACTGCAGTCATTCATAGCCCTCTTTGGGGCTGTTTGAGTATATCATGCCATTTTGATGAAATGTACACTTGTATACATACTGAATCACTGTACAAACCATGGCAACTGAACAACTTTTGTTTTGCTTTTTTTCTGCCTAAAGAAACTGGAATTAAGACTGTGTTTAGTGTTCAAATGGAATCTTTGACCACTTTTCTGTTAAAATACTTTGGTGCTTGCTGAGAggaagcaaaaaataaataactgtTGCTCCATTTTCATTAATTTCTTATTTAAGTTATTTTGGTCTTTTTTTTTGCCAATTTAATTGTACAATAAAGTATGTTTGTACCATTGGAAAAATAGCTGTATGTTGAAATGGCTTTTATTTCACTAGCTACATTTCCATCACATGGTGAAATTGGTTGGACAGATAACATCTATCTCGCCCATGATAGCcaataatacactgaacaaaaatataaatgcaacatataAAGCGCTGgtcccatgagctgaaataagatcACAAATTGTCCATATGCAGAAAATGTGAGCATTTTcccctttgtcaagataatccatccacctaacaggtgtggcatgccaagaagctgattaaacagcataatcatgaCACCTTGTGCTGCGGACAATAataggccactaaaatgtgccgTTGTCccaatacaatgccacagatgcctcaaattttgagggagcgtgccactggcacgctggaatGTCCAGCAGAggtgttgccagataattgaatgttaatttccctACCATAAACCATCttcgttgttttagagaattttgcagtaagtccaaccgcagaccatgtgtaaccacgccagcccaggacctccacatccagcttcttcacctgctgggGAGTATTTCTATCTGTAGTAAAGccattttgtggggaaaaactcattttgATTTGCCAGGCCTGGCTCCCCATTGTGTGGCCCTATTAGGGCCGTGTAAAATTCATAGGTTAGGGACTGAGTTTATTTAAATGTATGATTTCCTTACAGTTCATAACTCGGctaaatctttgaaatggtttatacatttgttcagtataataaatCAATCACACATTAACAATTAAAAGACATTTATTTTGAGTACAATACAAATAATCTCAGACATTGACGGAGAATATAGATGATGGTTTTTGTAGATTTATTACATCACTTTTCTGATTAGACGAGCCATAATAAAGTGCAACAGTTCCTTGCTCAGCAGTGCATATTTAAGCAGCAGCAGAAGCAACAAACCACATTTGGCAATAATATAAAGTAAGAGCCTTGTCATGGCTACAGCGTGAGCACATAGTTTAGTCATCAGAACTAGAGTATAAAAACATTTCAGTTCCCCTGTATTTACTAAATGCACAAGGTTTCTCCTTTAAAGAATAAATACATTGAATTACATTGTCAGATTGATATATAAAAATAACGACTAGTAATACACAAtacccttctgtctgtctctcctctccctggaatTAAGGTGTAAGAAGCACTCATTTCAAGCCCAAAGGATAAGATGAATAAACATCCAAAAACGGGGCTGCTAGTGTTGCGTTGTGAAGGTGGGTGCGTGCTTGTACAAGCGGTAAAAGCTCTACAGAAACAATATCAGGCACTTCCATAATTCCTCGCTGCATTGTGGTCGCAGACGGAGATCATTTTACTGAGTCACGAGCAATTATCACTAAACTGCGTGCTCAACTGGGACTGCTGCACAGAATAAATATCAACCTGCacagagaagcacgagattgaatttcactcaactttctagttTTCCCCTTTGGTTAACACTATCAACGGTTCCTTCTACTGTGTGAATTGTGATCAaatcaacgcaatattagccCCTTTCAACGAAACATACCGAAAGAAAACTGTAAAATAGTTGATTGTAGGCAGCGCGCATTGGAGTAGGTTTatattgcattgacaggcacgACTCAGGCCCATACTCTAATCTACACAGACCAGTGCGCCATAACAaatcagagctgcagtatccctatatgcaaatagaccattgccatatgaTCTGTGCCaaggactgtgtttacagcatgagtggtcCGGAGTAgatgctttgatctcaaaacaagcgcaagagctgcatgtagccacgtgtgtACATTTGTTCATGTTCTTTGCTAGTAAGTGAGTTATTAGCCTAGTTAGAGCTAATTTCTCATCAGCAATGGTGGAGTGGTTGCTTCCTACAACGCGTGCATTTCTAGACAATTTTCTTaagtattataatatatatatatattacctttaactaggcaagtcagttaagaactaattcttatgacggcctacactggtcaaacccggacgacgctgggccaattgtgcaccgctctATTTGGACTCTCAATCAcccccggttgtgatacagcctggattcaaaccagagtgtctgtagtgacgcctcaagccctgagatgcagtgcattcGAGCCCTGTACCACTCGGGGGGCAGTGTTATATATTGAGaaaggcttgaataagctaagtaaccaataggcagagggtagcataattgtccttattctctgtaataatggtatgggaataataatgaatGTTATTTTCTAAAgcggtttcttgcatcaaacaacactaTTTTCattcacctccttgtctgaaggataAACAGGTTCATTTCAATCCCTACATGATTTTTTCAAAAGTGGAATGTAGGCcaacattgaacaccacacattggctgctactgtaggctgaatgatagaacagctatttgttaaaatgttatgggatgcattttcctTCATGGTAGGAAACTCTGGTAAGCCTACATTacgatcaaatagccacagttgCCTACTTGGCCACTATTATAACTAATTAAAGCGGCTACAGCCTCAGTGCGCGccagaagttgcacagaattttcacaatgttCAAGTTTGTGCTCAGCAGACCTGACATTTTCTCAGTGCCGATTTTTTTTTTAGGGAACATCGGTAACAAGACCCATCAGTCTAGGCTTGGGAGTGGGATAAACAGGCACTGACCAATGGGAGGCGACAAGGAAGATTCCACAAAGATGACACAACATCATGACGTAAATACAGTACAATTCAGAAAAGAACAGACTGTTCCTAAGTCTGTTTTTTTATATAGGTTTTTAGTTCCACTTTTAAGGTTAGTTTACACTGGATGTGTTGCGCAGGGCTTTAGTGGGTCACCAAAATGTCTTGAGTATCAGTATGtacccagagagaggacaggagaaaggCATGCAGGCTGATAAAGCCATCTTGCAGAGGTTTTCTAAATCACCACAAGACTCTACTAAGCCACATGTTTATCTAATAACAGTCCAGAAAAATAACTGTTTTGTATAGAAGGATATggtatacagtataatgtgtatAGCTCAACGTAGGAGTGTATGCCCATCTCGATGTAgtcagtatatactgtacactacagtATGCCTATTGAATGAAATAGGAAGTTTGTGTGGACAGGGGTCAATCACACAACCAGAAAGGGAAGAAGGGTAAAGGGATGAGGAGAACAAGCGGTCACACAGTCCAAACAGAGTGTAAAGATAACTCAAGAGCCACactttccatctctctcattctgttCCCAGACCAGGTTTCGTCTGTTTGTGCAGCTGTGTGTTTCAGAACTCTAAGCCCCAGCCTCTGAAGAAGCCTTTGGCTGCCAGGGCTTCTTTGAAAGTCACTGTGAGAGAGTTTATGGTGACATCAGTCACGGTCACCTCCCCTGGGCCAATCACTGGGCTCCAAACAGCAGACCGCTCTGACGCGGTCACTTCGTCTGAACCAATCACAGAACTCCAGTCCTCTGCCCTATCCTGCCCTGAGGGAGaaagggggtgagggaggagagaaagggggtggggtgggggaggagagggggtgagagggaagggaagagagggaaagagaaaggaagagggtaAGATTGCATCAAGTCTGAAGTAACTGACCGAGATTGATAAGAGCACTGTACATAgtctagaatacagtatatacaggcaATCTATTGCATTTTTGCCTATGCCacactgacattgctcatccatatatttatatattcttattccattccttacttagatttgtgtgtataaggtatttgttgtggaattgttagatatgacttgttagatattgctgcactgtcggaactagaagcacaagcatttcgctacactcgcaataacatctgctaatcatgtgtatgtgaccaataacatttgatttgagtacaTTGCCTGTAGGCTATGCATAGACTATCTGCGTTGTACCAGGAAGTTTGGCATGTATTGTTCTGCGCCATACATTAAACCCCATTAAGTCAACCCTCTCCCTTGCCACTACTTGTCTGTCTGCTGTGCCAGTTACCAGCCCTGGATGGGATGGCAGAACTTATGTTCCTGGTTGTCTGCCCAGGGGGCCTCCAGTACTGTACCAACTAAcaagttgacacacacacacacacagtaatgtcctGGTTTAAAATGAGGCCCATTTGGTGAATAGGCTGACTAACaagttgacacacacacagtaatgtcctGGTTTAAAATTAGGCCCATTTGATGAATAGGCCGACTAACACGCTTACCATTCAGAATGCCACTGCATATCTCGGTCTCTCGCTCCGACTGCTCCTgtcgagtttcctcctcttcctccatgtcatcttcctcttctctccttccccaaTCATCATGTGTGGGGACCTTTGTGGGGTTAGGGGGAGAGGCCAGGCACATGAACTGTGACCTTCTGGGTTTGTTCTTGCGATGGGCCAGGTGGGGGTGCAGGCTCCGTCTACAGGCCCCATAGGTTGGGTCCTCTGCCTCAGACTCCAGTGAGCGAGTCAGGGAAAGACGTAGGCGAGCTGGAGGTTTCTCTAGGGCCTTATGGGCGCTCCGGAGATCCATGTTGTAAATAGTATTCTACAGAGGAGGGAATAATAAAGATGTCTTATACAGCAGTTGTGTTTCTCAAAGATCATTTCCCCTTTACTTAGTATGCCAACCTATTACGCCGTCTCATTTAGGATTGCAAAGTTAACGGAATCTTCAgtaattttggtaattaacagaaaatctatggcaacatacataactttggtaatttatactAGAATAACTGTACAAAGATGTATTCATATACAGTATGATTTTTTATTTTCCATTCATTTCTAGTAGATAGACAATAcagttcaagagaaaatagcccAATTAAtgaaaaaaaactaacaatggcATTATTTTAAATTAACTatgcaactcttccaactatttACTTTTTTCAGAACTATTTTTTAGATAAAAATAATCTTATTCAATGATtaatatattttacatgtgatagTCACAGGTGTTTGTAATCATCTCTGGCCCTATCTGAAGTTCCCAAACAGGCCACTAGATGTCTTGTGTTTGATATCTTTCAAGGATTTGATGTCATCTAAAACTTCtaaagtttccagtaatatacccttcctttgcaaccctagtctaATCAGACAGAGAAGTTATATAAAACATGAACCCATCCCACCTGTAGTAGAAGCCTTTTAGCTTTGGGTCCTCTCTTCCGGTACCCCAGGGCTCTGTCCTTCTGCTCTCTGGTGGAATGGTAAGATCAGTCAGTACAAACAGGTATAGTTTACTATGATAGTACTGTGTACTACTACAGTGCAGTTATCAGTACTATGATATTCGTTAGCTAGGTAAGGCCTCTACGTAATGCGCTCTATAGCATGCAGGGTCTCTTGGACTTACTTCTCATCATAGGTCTGCACCAGACGCTGGTCCAAGATGTGCTCCTCTGGTTcccatgtactgtatctgtacaGATAGACATCGCCGTGGTTACTCATCCATCCGATAATACTCTACATGACTCATTGTCTTAAATTACTGGATATGATGATGATATCATAGTGATACTACTCACTTGGGTGGCCATCCCTTCCACTTCAACAGATATTCCACGTTTCCCTGTGACACAAAGTTGGAGACAAGCACCAGTATGGGAGAGAGTAGACAGTGTGTGGGGGAGGATGTTGATTGTGATGTTGCTATGCTTACAGTCTCCCCTCCAAGCACAGAGATAGGTATCCTATAATAACCTTTGAAAATCCAGGAAATGTATGTCTTCTCATCTAAACTATGTCATCATGTCAATACCGGGAACTCATTCCAGATGACGTTATCATATAGCTTCTCGACTTTGACAGCTCCTAGATATCATGACGTTACCGCACATGAGCGCACTGGTGAATGGAGAGAATTGGGATCCTCACAAGAACCCCCCGACACACACAAATAATATTACATAAAATGATGTGCGGGTAGGACAGATTATTCAAATACAACAATATTAGACAGCATGCAACGTTTTCTCCTACGTAACGGGACTGCATGGCTATAATAACGGTTGAAGCGCGCCTGCACCGACAATGACTCATGCACTTACCGTATCGAGTTCACTTTTAATGCAGTGCGAAATACGATATTAAAAGACCCAACACTTACAAGGACTTAGTAGCATACATTCATTCACGTCTATGGAAGCGCATCAAAATGGGGCCGCGTTTTGCGCCCTAATAACCCACAAACCTGTATTTTTAATTTCCTCCGCGAAACTGCGTAGCTCTTCACAAATCCACAATAGCCTACTAGCGTAACAGTATAACCCGCGGGCTATTATTCTGGCAACGTACAGGACTGAAGGCAAGGTTTCGGTTCCGATATGATTATTCTGTTTCACATTATCTTAGGATAGACAGCTGGCACCCTGACTATACTGTAACGTAATGGCAACACGCTCAACTTTATGTTAAAGAGATACACTCCCCCCACTCACGCCCCCTTATACGTTTATATTCAGTGGATACTGGATATAAATA from Oncorhynchus keta strain PuntledgeMale-10-30-2019 chromosome 24, Oket_V2, whole genome shotgun sequence encodes the following:
- the LOC118402991 gene encoding chromobox protein homolog 7-like gives rise to the protein MELSAIGEQVFAVESIIKKRVRKGNVEYLLKWKGWPPKYSTWEPEEHILDQRLVQTYDEKEQKDRALGYRKRGPKAKRLLLQNTIYNMDLRSAHKALEKPPARLRLSLTRSLESEAEDPTYGACRRSLHPHLAHRKNKPRRSQFMCLASPPNPTKVPTHDDWGRREEEDDMEEEEETRQEQSERETEICSGILNGQDRAEDWSSVIGSDEVTASERSAVWSPVIGPGEVTVTDVTINSLTVTFKEALAAKGFFRGWGLEF